Proteins encoded in a region of the Anoxybacillus amylolyticus genome:
- the yqfD gene encoding sporulation protein YqfD encodes MKNTWAYFFIGSVQVTVQGKGTERLVNACLRNGMVVWDVQKIGEDKLTFFMLLKDVPRLRPIVRQSECKLSFGRRSGFPFLVKKTLANFGFLLGIFLFLVVVFLLSNMVWGVHVQGAKPETEHRILKELKKMGVEKGAFQFLLDPPETIQKKLTDRIDTLTWVGVELRGTTFYFQVVEKKQPKEPEQVPIRHLVAKKKAVITDLFVEEGQPLVSVHDHVEKGQILVSGIIGKEGQTKFVPAKGKIFGETWYKSTVVLPLEAVFHVFTGKYIEKHYLSIQSFAIPVWGFQKPSFVHYETESQKRPLRFWKWELPIVYERVIYRETEQVKRSYSWNEAFQQAKKIARKELQAKLDEDALIKDEKVLHAEKENGKVKVEMYYEVHENIAQPQPIVQGD; translated from the coding sequence ATGAAAAACACATGGGCTTATTTTTTTATCGGAAGCGTTCAAGTGACCGTACAAGGAAAAGGGACGGAGCGATTGGTGAACGCTTGCTTGCGAAACGGAATGGTAGTTTGGGACGTGCAAAAAATAGGAGAAGACAAACTCACATTTTTTATGCTGCTAAAAGACGTTCCTCGCCTCCGTCCGATTGTCCGCCAAAGCGAATGTAAGCTCTCTTTTGGCAGAAGAAGCGGGTTTCCGTTTCTTGTGAAGAAAACGTTGGCTAATTTTGGTTTTTTGCTCGGTATTTTTTTATTTTTGGTTGTAGTGTTTTTGTTATCCAATATGGTATGGGGCGTGCATGTGCAAGGCGCGAAGCCGGAAACGGAACATCGCATTTTAAAAGAATTGAAGAAAATGGGGGTAGAGAAAGGAGCGTTTCAATTTTTGCTTGATCCGCCGGAAACCATTCAAAAAAAATTAACGGATCGCATCGATACGCTCACGTGGGTGGGGGTTGAATTAAGAGGAACGACGTTTTATTTTCAAGTCGTTGAAAAAAAACAACCAAAGGAACCGGAACAAGTACCTATCCGTCATTTAGTCGCAAAAAAGAAAGCAGTCATTACTGATTTGTTCGTGGAAGAGGGTCAACCGCTCGTCTCCGTTCATGACCATGTGGAAAAAGGGCAAATATTAGTATCTGGAATTATCGGAAAAGAAGGGCAAACGAAATTTGTCCCCGCCAAAGGAAAAATTTTTGGCGAAACATGGTACAAGTCTACCGTTGTCCTTCCATTAGAAGCAGTATTTCACGTTTTTACCGGAAAATATATCGAGAAACATTATCTTTCTATCCAATCTTTCGCCATTCCTGTTTGGGGATTTCAAAAGCCGTCGTTTGTTCATTACGAAACGGAGTCACAAAAGCGACCGCTCCGGTTTTGGAAGTGGGAGTTGCCGATTGTTTATGAGCGTGTCATTTACCGCGAAACAGAACAAGTGAAGCGAAGTTATTCATGGAACGAGGCGTTTCAACAAGCGAAAAAAATCGCCAGAAAAGAGTTGCAGGCAAAATTAGACGAAGACGCTTTGATTAAAGATGAAAAGGTTTTGCATGCGGAGAAAGAGAATGGTAAAGTAAAAGTAGAAATGTATTATGAAGTCCATGAAAACATTGCGCAACCACAACCTATTGTTCAAGGAGATTGA
- the yqfC gene encoding sporulation protein YqfC — MKKWRQQVKKWLANQLELPADVIMDLPRITMIGHIHIYIENHRGLLTFSDKELRLLLKQGQLLVRGDEFVIKTILPEEILLEGKIQQVVYLDQ, encoded by the coding sequence ATGAAAAAATGGCGGCAACAAGTGAAAAAATGGCTTGCTAATCAATTAGAATTACCGGCTGATGTTATCATGGACCTTCCTCGCATTACGATGATTGGGCATATACATATTTACATTGAAAACCATCGCGGGTTATTGACGTTTAGCGATAAAGAACTGCGCTTGCTGTTAAAACAAGGCCAACTCCTCGTTCGTGGTGATGAGTTTGTCATTAAAACGATTTTACCAGAAGAAATTTTACTTGAAGGAAAAATTCAGCAAGTCGTTTATTTGGACCAATGA
- a CDS encoding GatB/YqeY domain-containing protein, translating into MGLLERLNDDMKQAMKNKEKEKLSVIRMVKAALQNEAIKLGKTLSEDEELTVLARELKQRKDSLQEFENAGRSDLVDKTKEEIHILQLYMPKQLSEEELAEIIQQTIAEVGASSKADMGKVMGAIMPKVKGKADGSLVNKLVQQYLA; encoded by the coding sequence ATGGGTCTTCTTGAACGTCTAAACGATGATATGAAGCAAGCGATGAAAAACAAAGAAAAGGAAAAACTCTCCGTCATTCGGATGGTTAAAGCGGCATTGCAAAACGAAGCGATTAAACTTGGCAAAACGTTATCTGAAGACGAAGAGCTGACCGTACTTGCTCGTGAATTAAAACAGCGTAAAGACTCCCTCCAAGAATTCGAAAACGCTGGTCGTTCAGACCTTGTTGACAAGACAAAGGAAGAAATTCACATACTTCAACTATACATGCCAAAACAGCTTAGTGAAGAAGAACTAGCAGAAATCATTCAACAAACGATTGCTGAAGTCGGTGCTTCTTCGAAAGCGGATATGGGCAAAGTGATGGGAGCAATCATGCCAAAAGTAAAAGGAAAAGCGGATGGCTCTCTCGTCAACAAACTTGTACAACAATATTTAGCATAA
- the rpsU gene encoding 30S ribosomal protein S21: MSKTIVRKNESLEDALRRFKRAVSKTGTLQEARKREFYEKPSVRRKKKSEAARKRKH, encoded by the coding sequence ATGTCAAAAACAATCGTTCGCAAAAACGAATCGCTTGAAGATGCTCTTCGTCGCTTCAAACGTGCTGTTTCCAAAACAGGTACGTTACAGGAAGCAAGAAAGCGTGAATTCTATGAAAAGCCAAGCGTAAGACGTAAGAAAAAGTCTGAAGCGGCTAGAAAGCGCAAGCATTAA
- a CDS encoding Na/Pi symporter, with protein sequence MGRIFILFLIHLSMFLLGMLMMKSGLYVLSGDRLKRWVLHFTKTPVQSFLTGTIATALLQSSSAMMVLTVGLVATGYLTFQQSIGIILGSNIGSTITTELIALDVGTSIIPLLLIGAFLVFFVRHRIGYSIGMTLVGLSCLFFAMEGFSALAKPLSTTPFVHEWLQQTNRSYIAGILVGTVLTAIIQSSAATIGIAMGFLSERLLALPAGIAILLGANIGTCVTALLASIGASREAKFTAYTHLWLNIAGVGIFSLFIAPFAKIVSLFAYSPDVQLAHASVLFNVICSVVALPFIRWIEWWIYFVHGINNRS encoded by the coding sequence GTGGGACGTATATTCATTTTATTTTTGATTCATCTTAGTATGTTTTTGCTTGGCATGCTAATGATGAAGTCAGGACTTTATGTACTTTCTGGTGATCGGTTAAAACGATGGGTACTGCATTTCACGAAAACACCTGTTCAAAGTTTCCTTACTGGGACAATTGCCACAGCGTTACTACAAAGCAGTTCTGCGATGATGGTGCTTACCGTCGGGCTTGTGGCGACCGGCTATTTAACGTTTCAGCAATCGATTGGGATCATTTTAGGGAGCAACATCGGCTCGACAATTACAACCGAACTTATCGCACTTGATGTTGGTACTAGCATTATCCCACTGCTACTCATTGGAGCGTTTCTCGTCTTTTTTGTCCGCCACCGCATCGGATATAGCATTGGCATGACGCTCGTTGGGCTTAGTTGTTTATTTTTTGCGATGGAAGGGTTCAGCGCCTTGGCCAAACCGCTTTCCACCACTCCGTTCGTCCATGAATGGTTGCAACAAACGAACCGCTCGTATATCGCCGGCATTCTCGTCGGCACAGTATTGACTGCCATCATTCAATCGAGTGCTGCGACCATCGGCATTGCGATGGGGTTTCTCAGCGAACGGTTGCTCGCGTTGCCAGCTGGCATTGCCATTTTGCTTGGCGCTAATATCGGCACGTGCGTTACCGCTTTATTAGCGAGCATCGGCGCAAGCCGAGAAGCGAAATTTACCGCCTATACACATTTATGGCTCAACATTGCCGGCGTCGGTATTTTTTCGTTATTCATTGCTCCATTTGCCAAGATCGTTAGCCTCTTTGCGTATTCGCCTGATGTGCAATTAGCGCACGCAAGCGTCTTATTTAACGTCATTTGCTCCGTTGTTGCGCTTCCGTTTATCCGTTGGATTGAATGGTGGATTTATTTTGTTCACGGGATTAATAATCGGTCGTAG
- the deoC gene encoding deoxyribose-phosphate aldolase encodes MATNIAKMIDHTLLKANTTKAQIVQLCEEAKEYGFASVCVNPTWVATAADLLKGTDVKVCTVIGFPLGANTPETKAFETKDAIEKGATEVDMVINIGALKDGDDALVERDIRAVVEAANGKALVKVIIETCLLSEEEKVRACRLAVQAGADYVKTSTGFSTGGATVEDIALMRKTVGPNIGVKASGGVRDLQGAEAMIEAGATRIGTSSGVAIVQGKTATTDY; translated from the coding sequence ATGGCAACGAACATTGCGAAAATGATTGACCACACGTTATTGAAAGCGAATACAACGAAAGCGCAAATCGTGCAATTGTGTGAAGAAGCGAAAGAGTATGGGTTTGCGTCTGTTTGTGTCAACCCAACATGGGTGGCGACAGCAGCTGATTTACTAAAAGGAACCGATGTGAAAGTATGTACGGTCATTGGTTTTCCGCTTGGAGCGAATACACCAGAAACGAAAGCGTTTGAAACGAAAGATGCGATTGAAAAAGGGGCAACCGAGGTTGATATGGTCATTAATATCGGTGCACTAAAAGATGGTGACGATGCGTTAGTGGAGCGCGACATTCGTGCCGTAGTCGAAGCGGCAAATGGAAAAGCGCTTGTGAAAGTAATCATTGAAACGTGCTTGCTTTCCGAAGAAGAAAAAGTACGCGCTTGCCGTTTAGCCGTGCAAGCAGGTGCCGATTACGTGAAAACATCGACAGGATTTTCCACCGGCGGTGCAACGGTCGAAGATATCGCGCTCATGCGAAAAACAGTTGGCCCGAATATTGGTGTGAAAGCGTCCGGCGGCGTTCGCGATCTTCAAGGGGCGGAAGCGATGATTGAAGCTGGCGCAACGCGCATCGGCACAAGCTCTGGCGTGGCAATCGTTCAAGGGAAAACAGCTACGACCGATTATTAA
- the mtaB gene encoding tRNA (N(6)-L-threonylcarbamoyladenosine(37)-C(2))-methylthiotransferase MtaB has protein sequence MPTVAFHTLGCKVNHYETEAIWQLFKQAGYERKEFESHADVYVINTCTVTNTGDKKSRQVIRRAIRQNPDAVVCVTGCYAQTSPAEVMAIPGVDVVIGTQDRAKILDYIERFKQERQPINGVSNIMKTRVYEELDVPAFTDRTRASLKIQEGCNNFCTFCIIPWARGLMRSRDPKEVIRQAQQLVDAGYKEIVLTGIHTGGYGEDMKDYNFAALLRDLDEQVVGLKRIRISSIEASQITDEVIDVLKQSDKIVRHLHIPLQSGSNTVLKRMRRKYTTEFFAERLARLREVFPELAVTSDVIVGFPGETEEEFMETFHFIRDQRFSELHVFPYSKRTGTPAARMPDQVDEDVKNERVHRLIALSDQLAKEYASQFEGHVLEVIPEEPYKEEPNSGLYVGYTDNYLKVKFPATEEMVGQLVKVKITKAGYPYNEGEFVRVVSDSVENMKLSS, from the coding sequence ATGCCAACAGTGGCATTTCATACGTTAGGCTGTAAAGTCAATCATTACGAAACAGAAGCGATTTGGCAGTTGTTTAAGCAAGCCGGATATGAACGCAAAGAGTTTGAAAGCCATGCGGACGTTTATGTCATTAATACGTGCACGGTGACAAATACGGGGGACAAAAAAAGCCGTCAAGTCATTCGCCGGGCAATCCGGCAAAATCCAGACGCGGTCGTTTGCGTCACGGGCTGTTATGCGCAAACGTCGCCCGCGGAAGTGATGGCGATTCCTGGAGTGGATGTCGTCATCGGAACGCAAGACCGTGCGAAAATTTTGGACTATATCGAGCGATTTAAGCAGGAGCGCCAACCGATTAACGGTGTCAGCAATATTATGAAAACGCGCGTATACGAAGAATTAGACGTGCCTGCTTTTACTGACCGGACGCGGGCATCGTTAAAAATTCAAGAAGGGTGCAACAATTTCTGCACGTTTTGCATCATTCCGTGGGCGCGCGGCTTAATGCGTTCACGCGACCCAAAAGAAGTTATTCGCCAAGCGCAGCAACTTGTTGATGCGGGCTATAAAGAAATTGTGTTGACCGGCATTCATACGGGTGGATACGGCGAAGATATGAAAGATTATAATTTTGCGGCGCTGCTTCGCGACCTCGACGAGCAAGTAGTGGGGTTGAAACGAATTCGCATTTCCTCGATTGAAGCAAGCCAAATTACCGATGAAGTAATCGATGTATTGAAACAATCGGATAAAATCGTCCGCCATTTGCACATTCCGCTGCAGTCGGGCTCGAATACGGTGTTGAAGCGAATGCGTCGTAAATATACGACTGAATTTTTTGCGGAGCGGTTGGCACGTTTACGAGAAGTATTTCCGGAGCTAGCGGTTACTTCTGATGTGATCGTTGGGTTTCCAGGGGAAACGGAAGAAGAATTTATGGAGACGTTCCACTTTATTCGAGACCAACGTTTTTCTGAACTGCACGTCTTCCCGTATTCCAAACGGACAGGCACACCAGCGGCGAGAATGCCAGATCAAGTGGACGAAGACGTGAAAAATGAGCGCGTCCATCGGTTGATTGCGCTTTCTGACCAGCTTGCAAAAGAATACGCATCGCAGTTTGAAGGACATGTGCTCGAAGTCATTCCAGAAGAACCTTACAAAGAAGAGCCAAATAGCGGATTATACGTCGGATATACAGACAACTATTTAAAAGTGAAATTCCCAGCGACGGAAGAGATGGTCGGACAACTTGTGAAAGTGAAAATTACGAAAGCGGGCTATCCATACAACGAAGGGGAATTTGTCCGCGTCGTGTCCGATTCGGTTGAAAATATGAAACTAAGCTCCTAA
- a CDS encoding 16S rRNA (uracil(1498)-N(3))-methyltransferase, with amino-acid sequence MQRYFVSENQINEQHITITGDDYHHIVRVMRMNKGDEMICSRGNGLSALCEIEQITNESVIVRVIEWKEERTELVGKIYIAHGLPKADKLELVIQKGTELGAFAFIPFLAAHSVVKWEEKKAEKKLERWQKIAKEAAEQAHRANVPHVYAPMTIHRLIEFAQTCDYRLVAYEEKAKNGEAAALKTVLRQMKQGQSLIVVFGPEGGFSPQEMELFLSRGFLACGLGPRILRTETAPLYVLAAASYEWELK; translated from the coding sequence TTGCAGCGGTACTTTGTGTCGGAGAACCAAATAAACGAACAACATATCACAATCACAGGAGACGATTACCACCACATCGTTCGCGTCATGCGGATGAATAAAGGGGACGAAATGATTTGTAGCAGAGGGAATGGCTTGTCCGCTCTGTGTGAAATTGAACAAATTACCAATGAGAGCGTCATCGTTCGTGTTATAGAATGGAAAGAAGAACGAACCGAACTAGTAGGGAAGATTTATATCGCCCATGGATTGCCGAAAGCGGATAAATTGGAGCTTGTCATTCAAAAAGGGACAGAACTTGGTGCTTTTGCATTTATTCCGTTTTTAGCTGCTCATTCTGTCGTGAAATGGGAAGAAAAAAAAGCCGAAAAAAAGCTCGAGAGATGGCAAAAAATCGCGAAAGAAGCGGCGGAACAAGCGCATCGAGCGAATGTACCACATGTATATGCCCCAATGACGATTCATCGACTGATCGAGTTTGCACAAACGTGCGACTATCGGCTCGTAGCATACGAAGAAAAAGCGAAAAACGGCGAAGCGGCTGCGCTAAAAACGGTGCTTCGGCAAATGAAGCAAGGGCAGTCGCTTATTGTCGTGTTTGGCCCGGAAGGCGGTTTCTCTCCACAAGAAATGGAGTTGTTTCTAAGCCGCGGTTTTTTGGCGTGTGGGCTTGGCCCACGCATTTTGCGAACGGAAACAGCTCCGCTTTACGTATTGGCAGCGGCATCATATGAGTGGGAATTAAAGTGA
- the prmA gene encoding 50S ribosomal protein L11 methyltransferase — translation MKWSEISIHTTHEAVEAISNILHEAGAGGVVIEDPFDLTKERDTQFGEIYELNPDDYPEEGVVIKAYLPVNSFLGETVEAIKEAVNNLMLYNIDVGRNKVTISEVNEEEWATAWKKYYNPVKISERFTIVPTWETYERVSTDELIIELDPGMAFGTGTHPTTVMCIQALEKCVQPGNTVIDVGTGSGILSIAAAMLGAKSVRALDLDPVAVDSAKLNVKLNKVQHVVTVAQNNLLDHIDKPANVIVANILAEIILRFVDDAYHLLERNGYFITSGIIQAKKQEVKDGLVNAGFTIEETLTMEDWVAFIARKS, via the coding sequence ATGAAATGGTCAGAAATTAGCATCCATACGACACATGAAGCGGTTGAGGCGATTTCGAACATTTTGCACGAAGCAGGTGCTGGCGGCGTCGTCATTGAAGATCCGTTCGATTTAACGAAAGAACGCGACACACAATTTGGCGAAATTTACGAGTTGAATCCGGACGACTATCCGGAAGAAGGGGTCGTCATAAAAGCGTATTTGCCAGTGAATAGCTTTTTAGGGGAAACGGTCGAGGCAATTAAAGAAGCGGTTAACAACTTAATGCTTTACAATATCGACGTCGGACGAAATAAAGTGACGATTAGCGAAGTGAACGAAGAAGAATGGGCAACCGCTTGGAAAAAATATTATAATCCCGTGAAAATTTCGGAGCGATTTACCATCGTGCCAACGTGGGAAACGTATGAACGCGTATCGACCGATGAATTAATTATTGAATTAGACCCTGGAATGGCATTTGGAACAGGGACGCATCCGACAACGGTCATGTGCATTCAAGCGCTTGAAAAGTGTGTACAACCGGGGAATACGGTCATTGATGTCGGCACCGGGTCTGGCATTCTAAGCATTGCCGCGGCGATGCTTGGGGCGAAATCTGTGCGAGCGCTCGATTTAGATCCGGTTGCCGTCGATAGTGCAAAATTAAATGTAAAGTTAAATAAAGTGCAGCACGTCGTGACGGTTGCGCAAAATAATTTGCTTGATCATATCGATAAACCCGCAAACGTCATTGTGGCTAATATTTTAGCAGAAATTATTTTGCGCTTTGTGGATGATGCGTATCATTTATTAGAGCGGAATGGGTATTTCATCACGTCTGGAATTATTCAAGCGAAGAAACAAGAAGTAAAAGACGGGCTGGTAAACGCCGGATTTACGATTGAAGAAACGTTGACGATGGAAGACTGGGTCGCATTTATCGCAAGAAAATCGTGA
- the dnaJ gene encoding molecular chaperone DnaJ has translation MTKRDYYEILGVSKNATKEEIKKAYRKLSKQYHPDVNKEPGAEEKFKEIKEAYEVLSDDQKRAHYDQFGHADPNQGFGGFRGDDFDFGGFSGFGGFEDIFTSFFGGGRRRDPNAPRAGADLQYTMTLTFEEAAFGKETDIEIPREETCDTCHGSGAKPGTTKETCAHCHGTGQISVEQVTPFGRIVNRRACHYCGGTGQFIKEKCTTCGGKGRVKKRKKIHVKIPAGIDDGQQLRVAGQGEPGVNGGPSGDLYIVFHVEPHEFFERDGDDIYCEIPLTFAQAALGDELEVPTLHGKVKLKIPAGTQTGTKFRLKGKGVPNVRGYGNGDQHVIVRVVTPTKLTEKQKQLLREFDQLGGHQMHQTQDSFFEKVKKAFKGEHL, from the coding sequence ATGACGAAACGAGATTATTATGAAATTCTCGGAGTAAGCAAAAATGCGACAAAAGAGGAGATTAAAAAGGCATATCGGAAACTGTCGAAGCAATACCATCCGGACGTCAATAAAGAGCCAGGGGCGGAAGAGAAATTTAAAGAAATTAAAGAAGCGTATGAAGTATTAAGCGATGACCAAAAACGTGCGCATTACGACCAATTTGGTCATGCTGACCCGAATCAAGGGTTTGGCGGTTTCCGTGGCGATGATTTTGATTTTGGCGGCTTTAGCGGATTTGGGGGTTTTGAAGATATTTTCACGTCCTTTTTTGGTGGCGGAAGACGTCGTGACCCGAACGCCCCACGTGCCGGCGCGGATTTGCAATATACGATGACGTTGACGTTTGAAGAAGCTGCGTTCGGAAAAGAGACAGATATCGAAATTCCACGCGAAGAAACGTGTGACACATGCCACGGCTCTGGTGCAAAGCCGGGAACAACAAAAGAAACGTGCGCACATTGCCATGGTACAGGGCAAATAAGCGTTGAACAAGTGACGCCGTTTGGCCGAATTGTTAACCGAAGAGCGTGCCATTATTGCGGAGGGACAGGGCAATTTATTAAAGAAAAATGTACGACGTGCGGTGGAAAGGGGCGCGTGAAAAAGCGGAAGAAAATTCACGTTAAAATTCCAGCCGGAATTGATGACGGTCAGCAGTTGCGCGTAGCCGGTCAAGGAGAACCGGGAGTAAATGGAGGACCATCAGGCGATTTGTATATCGTGTTCCATGTCGAACCGCACGAATTTTTCGAGCGCGACGGCGACGACATTTATTGCGAAATTCCGTTGACGTTTGCCCAAGCAGCGCTTGGTGACGAATTAGAAGTGCCGACATTGCATGGAAAAGTGAAACTAAAAATCCCAGCCGGGACGCAAACGGGCACAAAATTCCGCCTCAAAGGAAAAGGGGTGCCGAACGTCCGCGGTTACGGAAATGGCGACCAGCATGTCATTGTTCGCGTCGTTACGCCAACGAAACTGACGGAAAAACAAAAGCAACTGTTGCGAGAATTTGATCAATTAGGCGGACACCAAATGCATCAAACGCAAGACAGCTTTTTTGAAAAAGTAAAAAAAGCGTTTAAAGGGGAACATTTATGA
- the dnaK gene encoding molecular chaperone DnaK: MSKIIGIDLGTTNSCVAVLEGGEPKVIPNPEGGRTTPSVVAFKNGERQVGEVAKRQAITNPNTVISIKRHMGTNYKVEIEGKQYTPQEISAMILQYLKSYAEAYLGEPVTKAVITVPAYFNDAQRQATKDAGRIAGLEVERIINEPTAAALAYGLDKMDEDQTILVYDLGGGTFDVSILELGDGVFEVKATAGDNHLGGDDFDQVIIDYLVEQFKKEHGIDLSKDKMALQRLKDAAEKAKKDLSGVTQTQISLPFISANETGPLHLEMTLTRAKFEELSAHLVERTMGPVRQALKDAGLTPADIDKVILVGGSTRIPAVQEAIKKEIGKEPHKGVNPDEVVAIGAAIQGGVIAGDVKDVVLLDVTPLSLGIETMGGVFTKLIERNTTIPTSKSQIFSTATDNQTAVDIHVLQGERPMAADNKTLGRFQLTDIPPAPRGVPQIEVTFDIDANGIVHVRAKDLGTNKEQSITIKSSSGLSEEEIQRMIREAEENAEADRKRKEAAELRNEADHLVFTTEKTLKELEGKVDEAEVKKAQEAKDALKAALEKNDLDEIRAKKDALQEIVQQLSIKLYEQAAKQAQQQQGADGTAKKDDDVVDAEFEEVKDDK; encoded by the coding sequence ATGAGCAAAATTATCGGTATTGACTTAGGAACGACAAACTCTTGCGTAGCAGTGTTAGAAGGCGGAGAGCCAAAAGTCATTCCAAACCCAGAAGGAGGTCGAACAACGCCTTCTGTTGTAGCGTTTAAAAACGGGGAGCGACAAGTCGGGGAAGTGGCGAAACGCCAAGCGATTACAAACCCCAATACTGTTATTTCCATTAAGCGTCATATGGGAACAAACTACAAAGTCGAAATCGAAGGAAAACAATACACGCCACAAGAAATTTCGGCGATGATTTTACAATACTTAAAATCGTATGCAGAAGCGTATTTAGGTGAACCGGTCACAAAAGCGGTGATCACCGTCCCAGCTTACTTTAACGACGCGCAGCGCCAAGCGACAAAAGACGCGGGGCGAATCGCAGGCTTAGAAGTGGAGCGCATTATTAACGAGCCGACAGCCGCAGCGCTTGCATACGGATTGGATAAAATGGACGAAGATCAAACGATTCTTGTCTACGACTTAGGTGGCGGTACGTTTGACGTATCGATTTTGGAATTAGGCGATGGCGTGTTTGAAGTAAAAGCGACAGCCGGTGATAACCATCTTGGTGGGGACGATTTCGACCAAGTCATCATTGATTACTTAGTCGAACAGTTCAAAAAAGAGCATGGCATCGACTTATCCAAAGATAAAATGGCGCTTCAGCGTTTAAAAGACGCTGCCGAAAAAGCGAAAAAAGATCTTTCTGGCGTGACACAAACACAAATTTCGTTGCCGTTCATTAGTGCAAACGAAACAGGGCCGTTGCATTTAGAAATGACATTAACACGCGCGAAATTCGAAGAATTGTCCGCTCATCTTGTCGAGCGCACGATGGGTCCGGTGCGCCAAGCGTTGAAAGATGCAGGTTTAACGCCAGCGGACATCGATAAAGTCATTCTTGTCGGCGGTTCGACGCGCATTCCTGCTGTTCAGGAGGCGATTAAAAAAGAAATTGGCAAAGAACCGCATAAAGGTGTGAACCCGGACGAAGTTGTAGCGATCGGTGCAGCGATCCAAGGTGGGGTCATTGCAGGGGACGTCAAAGACGTCGTATTACTAGACGTTACGCCGCTTTCGTTAGGGATTGAAACAATGGGTGGCGTCTTTACGAAACTAATTGAGCGTAACACGACAATCCCAACAAGCAAATCACAAATTTTCTCGACGGCAACAGACAACCAAACGGCAGTAGACATTCACGTCTTGCAAGGGGAACGTCCGATGGCTGCCGACAACAAAACACTCGGTCGCTTCCAATTAACCGACATTCCGCCAGCACCTCGTGGTGTACCGCAAATTGAAGTAACGTTCGATATTGACGCCAACGGAATTGTGCACGTGCGCGCGAAAGATTTAGGAACGAATAAAGAGCAGTCGATTACGATTAAATCATCGTCTGGTCTTTCGGAAGAAGAAATTCAGCGCATGATTCGCGAAGCAGAAGAAAATGCTGAAGCGGACAGAAAGCGGAAAGAAGCGGCAGAGCTTCGTAACGAAGCCGACCATTTAGTGTTCACAACGGAAAAAACGCTAAAAGAATTGGAAGGCAAAGTCGACGAAGCAGAAGTGAAAAAAGCGCAAGAAGCAAAAGACGCATTAAAAGCAGCGCTTGAGAAAAACGACCTCGACGAAATTCGGGCGAAAAAAGACGCCCTTCAAGAAATCGTGCAGCAGTTATCGATTAAGCTATACGAACAAGCAGCAAAACAAGCGCAACAACAACAAGGCGCTGACGGCACTGCCAAAAAAGACGACGACGTCGTTGATGCGGAATTTGAAGAAGTAAAAGACGATAAGTAA